From the genome of Desulfobotulus mexicanus, one region includes:
- a CDS encoding HD domain-containing protein, with protein MQRIVHLFFEALMLKRLPRSGYHFLGSGSESVAEHSFMISLIAYVMGQMTPEADKGKLMAMCILHDLPEARMGDLNYVQKNYVRADEKKAVKDLVRGLPFGEEMENLLEEFAKGESLEARLARDADQLAFLVDLKALADTGRRGPAKWMGVVEKRILTETGISLAKSLMGTDWDAWWLEKYVEPSKVSE; from the coding sequence ATGCAAAGGATAGTGCATCTTTTTTTTGAGGCCCTTATGCTGAAACGCCTGCCCCGCTCAGGCTATCATTTTCTTGGTTCAGGCAGTGAAAGTGTGGCGGAGCACTCCTTTATGATAAGTCTCATTGCCTATGTGATGGGCCAGATGACACCGGAGGCGGATAAGGGAAAGCTCATGGCCATGTGTATTTTGCATGATCTGCCCGAAGCACGCATGGGGGATCTGAATTATGTTCAGAAAAATTATGTCCGTGCCGATGAAAAAAAAGCGGTGAAGGATCTGGTGCGGGGGCTTCCCTTTGGTGAGGAAATGGAAAATCTCCTTGAGGAATTTGCAAAGGGTGAAAGCCTTGAGGCCCGGCTGGCAAGGGATGCGGACCAGCTGGCTTTTCTGGTGGATCTCAAAGCCCTTGCGGATACAGGTCGGAGGGGACCTGCCAAGTGGATGGGGGTTGTGGAAAAAAGAATTCTCACGGAAACGGGCATAAGCCTTGCCAAAAGTTTGATGGGTACGGACTGGGATGCCTGGTGGCTGGAAAAATATGTGGAGCCTTCTAAGGTTTCCGAGTGA